A region from the Aquimarina sp. ERC-38 genome encodes:
- a CDS encoding GNAT family N-acetyltransferase, with protein MMDRDSVVIRPVQPEDNKVLAKVLRKVLVEMGVPKKGTAYEDTALNCMYETYQHPRMAYFVAVDKGEILGGAGIAPLPNEEEGICELQKMYFLPELRGKGIGSRMMETCLDYAKQQKFEKCYLETMPTMTEARKLYKRTGFTDITGPMGNTGHYNCQAWMLKTL; from the coding sequence ATGATGGATAGAGATTCTGTAGTAATCAGGCCCGTACAACCAGAAGATAATAAAGTGCTGGCAAAAGTGCTTCGTAAAGTATTAGTAGAAATGGGAGTACCCAAAAAGGGAACGGCTTATGAAGATACGGCCTTGAATTGTATGTATGAAACTTACCAGCATCCGCGAATGGCATATTTTGTAGCAGTTGATAAAGGAGAAATTTTAGGTGGAGCCGGAATCGCACCCTTACCCAATGAGGAAGAAGGAATTTGTGAATTACAAAAGATGTATTTTTTACCGGAACTCCGGGGAAAGGGCATAGGTAGCCGGATGATGGAAACCTGTCTGGATTATGCAAAACAGCAAAAATTCGAGAAGTGTTATCTGGAAACCATGCCTACCATGACCGAAGCCAGAAAGTTATACAAAAGAACCGGTTTTACGGATATCACCGGACCGATGGGAAATACCGGACATTACAATTGTCAGGCCTGGATGCTAAAAACACTTTAA
- the ribD gene encoding bifunctional diaminohydroxyphosphoribosylaminopyrimidine deaminase/5-amino-6-(5-phosphoribosylamino)uracil reductase RibD — translation MQRCLQLARQGLGTTYPNPMVGAVVVYDQKIVGEGWHQKAGKPHAEVHAIQSVTDKNILKKATLYVSLEPCSHYGRTPPCADLIIASQIKKVVIGTTDPFAKVAGSGIQKLKDAGCEVVTDVLKEICDDLNKRFFTFHQKKRPYLILKWAETSDGFIAPNQQADGKPFWISNPYSRQLVHQWRTQEQGIFVGTNTVLKDDPELTARNWKGAHPVRITIDRNNRILDTAKILNDQATTYIFTNKEDKEINNLKYIHLPPQENFVEQLCKKLYKRNLQSVIIEGGRRTLQSFIESGIWDEARIFRGNSNLFSGVKAPVLSNGRKINTATIHGDHLTIYYND, via the coding sequence ATGCAAAGATGTTTACAACTTGCCCGACAGGGACTAGGTACTACGTATCCTAATCCTATGGTAGGTGCGGTTGTAGTATATGATCAAAAAATTGTCGGAGAAGGTTGGCATCAAAAAGCAGGAAAACCTCATGCAGAAGTACACGCTATCCAAAGTGTTACCGATAAAAACATTTTAAAAAAAGCAACCTTATACGTAAGCCTGGAACCTTGTAGCCATTACGGACGTACCCCGCCCTGTGCGGATTTAATTATTGCAAGCCAAATTAAAAAGGTAGTCATAGGTACTACAGACCCTTTTGCTAAAGTTGCCGGAAGCGGAATCCAAAAATTAAAAGATGCCGGTTGCGAAGTAGTTACGGATGTCCTTAAAGAAATCTGTGACGACCTGAATAAAAGGTTTTTTACCTTTCATCAAAAAAAAAGACCTTATCTTATATTGAAGTGGGCAGAAACCTCAGATGGTTTTATAGCTCCCAATCAACAAGCTGACGGCAAACCTTTTTGGATCTCAAACCCCTATTCACGCCAACTTGTGCATCAATGGCGAACACAAGAGCAAGGCATCTTCGTAGGAACCAATACCGTACTTAAAGACGACCCGGAACTTACAGCCCGGAACTGGAAAGGAGCTCATCCCGTACGTATTACTATTGACCGAAATAACCGTATCCTTGATACTGCAAAAATTCTAAATGACCAGGCGACTACTTACATTTTCACAAATAAAGAAGATAAAGAAATAAATAACTTAAAATATATACATTTACCGCCCCAAGAAAACTTTGTAGAGCAACTTTGTAAAAAACTTTATAAGCGGAATTTACAATCGGTAATTATTGAAGGTGGACGACGTACTTTACAATCTTTTATCGAATCCGGAATATGGGATGAAGCTCGAATATTCAGGGGAAATAGCAATTTATTTTCCGGGGTAAAAGCACCGGTATTATCAAATGGAAGAAAGATAAACACTGCCACCATTCACGGTGATCACTTAACTATATACTATAATGATTAA
- a CDS encoding HAD family hydrolase → MIKTLLFDFGDVFINLDKTATEREFLKLGNADNYQQIHSLAESYEVGKMSTSEFYEAMGQLFPEATSDQISTAWNAILKDFPLYRLEFLKQLAAIKEYKLILLSNTNEAHINWVKKKVPYFEEFKSYFDVFYLSYEIHLRKPDTAIYKYVLDQQDLKATEVLFIDDTKENTDVAKKLGIQTWNLRPGTDDIIDLFKVKTTLR, encoded by the coding sequence ATGATTAAAACTTTACTTTTTGATTTTGGAGACGTATTTATTAACCTGGACAAAACAGCGACCGAACGAGAATTTTTGAAACTAGGCAATGCAGATAATTACCAACAAATCCATTCCCTGGCAGAATCTTATGAGGTTGGAAAGATGAGTACTTCGGAATTTTATGAAGCAATGGGACAACTGTTTCCGGAAGCTACCTCGGATCAGATAAGCACCGCCTGGAATGCAATTTTAAAAGACTTCCCATTGTACCGATTGGAATTTTTAAAACAACTGGCCGCTATTAAAGAATATAAGTTAATACTACTGAGCAACACGAATGAAGCTCATATTAATTGGGTAAAAAAGAAGGTGCCTTACTTCGAAGAGTTTAAGTCCTACTTTGATGTTTTTTATCTTTCTTATGAAATTCATTTAAGAAAACCCGACACTGCAATATATAAATATGTACTGGACCAACAAGACCTAAAAGCCACCGAAGTTTTATTTATTGACGATACCAAAGAAAATACGGATGTTGCTAAAAAACTAGGGATTCAAACCTGGAACTTACGCCCCGGAACTGATGACATTATTGATTTGTTTAAGGTAAAAACTACATTACGTTGA
- a CDS encoding PQQ-dependent sugar dehydrogenase translates to MKTCIYIILLCLSPFIYAQDIDIELVADGFSFPVFVTNAGDERLFVVEQEGAIKIIEENGTVAIADFLNIQDRVFFIRRGGEPGLLGLAFHPEYATNGFFYVNYTHSANNQISTRISRFSRNTNNPNLADPNSELILLEFNQPFSNHNGGDITFGTDGLLYIASGDGGSGGDPMENSQNINNLLGKILRIDVDAPAPYIPSDNPFVNKAGADEIWAYGLRNPWRFSFDSQTNDLWIADVGQNAFEEINKTPGNIAGQNFGWDCREGGEKFNPTRDDTACPSDLTTLIDPIATYNHVGSAKSVTGGYVYRGTQYPSLQGLYIFGDYLTNEIGTIDSNNTNDGITWVNSSITRGISSFGIDSKNELYIIDYGGVVYRVIDENTLGSENPDIVDFSIYPNPATDQIRITYEKNIKNIIIFDVQGKQVKKVNFKNKKANEFIIDNLNSGVYFVQLTDYEQNKLSKKIVIE, encoded by the coding sequence ATGAAAACTTGTATCTATATAATACTGTTATGTTTATCTCCTTTTATATACGCTCAAGATATTGATATTGAATTAGTTGCAGATGGTTTTAGCTTTCCTGTTTTTGTCACAAATGCAGGTGACGAAAGATTATTTGTAGTTGAACAGGAAGGTGCTATCAAAATTATAGAAGAGAATGGTACGGTCGCTATTGCTGATTTTTTAAATATCCAAGACAGAGTATTTTTTATAAGAAGAGGTGGAGAACCCGGTTTATTGGGACTAGCTTTTCATCCGGAGTATGCTACTAACGGCTTTTTTTATGTAAACTATACCCATTCAGCAAATAATCAAATTTCAACTCGTATTTCTAGATTTTCCAGAAATACTAATAATCCGAACCTGGCAGACCCTAATTCTGAATTGATACTATTAGAATTCAATCAACCTTTTAGCAATCACAACGGAGGAGATATTACCTTCGGTACAGATGGACTACTCTACATTGCCAGTGGTGATGGAGGTAGCGGCGGAGACCCTATGGAAAATTCACAAAATATAAATAACCTCCTGGGTAAAATTCTTCGAATAGACGTAGATGCTCCGGCTCCTTATATTCCATCAGATAATCCTTTTGTTAATAAAGCAGGAGCTGATGAAATTTGGGCTTATGGTCTTCGTAATCCCTGGAGATTCTCATTTGACAGTCAAACTAATGATCTTTGGATTGCTGATGTAGGACAAAATGCGTTTGAAGAAATTAATAAAACTCCGGGTAATATAGCTGGTCAAAACTTTGGGTGGGATTGTCGTGAAGGTGGTGAGAAGTTTAATCCGACAAGAGATGACACTGCCTGTCCTAGCGATCTTACAACCTTAATTGATCCTATTGCCACGTACAATCATGTAGGTTCGGCTAAGTCTGTTACCGGAGGTTATGTGTATAGAGGTACGCAATATCCTTCTTTACAGGGATTGTATATCTTTGGTGATTATTTAACTAATGAAATAGGTACCATTGATAGTAACAATACGAACGATGGGATTACATGGGTAAATTCTTCTATTACCAGAGGTATTTCTTCTTTTGGCATCGATAGTAAAAACGAACTTTATATAATTGATTACGGAGGAGTAGTTTACCGGGTTATTGATGAAAATACGCTGGGATCTGAAAATCCGGATATTGTCGATTTTTCAATTTACCCTAATCCTGCGACTGATCAAATTCGTATTACCTATGAAAAGAATATTAAAAATATTATTATTTTTGATGTGCAGGGTAAGCAAGTAAAGAAGGTGAATTTTAAAAATAAAAAGGCTAACGAATTTATAATTGACAATTTAAATTCAGGTGTATATTTTGTTCAGTTAACAGACTATGAGCAAAATAAACTGTCTAAAAAGATAGTTATAGAATAA
- a CDS encoding EamA family transporter, with translation MIYLALSITASTVIFILFKLFHRFEVDNLQAIIFNYFIACLSGWLATDTVISLQEFPYRDWFTGAFLLGIIFITVFNLMAITTQKNGLSVAAVASKMSLAIPIIVGILLYKESTEWIKIFGIITALISVYLTAMKSKDTVQVSRKNLMYPLLVFLGSGIIDTSLKYLEYKYVSQDEVSIFSATIFGVAAFIGLLILLYKAVRKTLVIKLKNIIAGMTLGIVNYGSIYCLIRALRFEGMDSSTTFTINNVGILITSTLMGMLFFKEKLHLKNWIGIGLAIISILLVALAIK, from the coding sequence TTGATATATCTGGCCTTAAGTATCACTGCTTCTACGGTTATTTTTATACTTTTTAAGCTTTTCCACCGGTTTGAAGTAGATAATTTACAAGCTATTATATTTAATTATTTTATAGCATGCCTATCCGGTTGGTTAGCTACTGATACGGTGATCTCGCTACAGGAATTTCCCTATAGAGATTGGTTTACCGGAGCTTTTCTTTTGGGTATTATCTTTATTACGGTTTTTAACCTAATGGCAATTACCACTCAAAAAAACGGATTGTCCGTAGCCGCAGTTGCTTCAAAAATGAGTTTAGCCATTCCTATAATCGTAGGTATTTTATTATATAAAGAAAGTACTGAATGGATTAAAATATTTGGTATTATCACTGCCTTGATTTCGGTTTATTTAACTGCCATGAAAAGTAAGGATACGGTACAGGTAAGCCGAAAAAATTTAATGTATCCCTTACTCGTATTTTTAGGAAGCGGAATTATAGATACCAGCCTTAAATACTTAGAATATAAATACGTTTCTCAGGATGAGGTTTCTATATTTTCGGCTACTATATTTGGAGTTGCTGCTTTCATTGGTTTACTAATTCTATTGTATAAAGCAGTTCGAAAAACACTTGTTATAAAACTAAAGAATATCATTGCCGGTATGACACTAGGTATTGTTAATTACGGATCTATTTACTGTTTGATCCGGGCTTTACGCTTTGAGGGTATGGATAGTTCAACTACTTTTACTATCAATAATGTCGGAATACTTATTACCTCCACCCTCATGGGAATGCTTTTTTTTAAAGAAAAGCTACACTTAAAAAATTGGATAGGAATCGGATTAGCAATAATAAGTATTCTATTAGTAGCTTTAGCTATAAAATAA
- the prmC gene encoding peptide chain release factor N(5)-glutamine methyltransferase, producing the protein MNVRELREAFIKQLIPIYGIDEAQSFFYLASEKWLKKSRVQIVIDSSEEIDLQEASLFKDALERLKKEEPIQYILGEAFFYDTYFKVNKNVLIPRPETEELVRWIIQDVKSIGNYKTNILDIGTGSGCIAVTLAKKLKQASVSAMDISKEALHIAVKNAEAQEQRMHWIQKNILTTDQLPDTYQVIVSNPPYVRCMEKEQMQANVLAYEPGLALFVEDHNPLLFYQKIAELGTKHLVKGGHLYFEINEYLGSETMRLLEKIGYQDIQLRKDMYGKHRFIRATNK; encoded by the coding sequence TTGAATGTAAGAGAACTACGAGAAGCCTTTATAAAGCAATTAATACCTATATACGGTATTGATGAGGCACAATCCTTTTTTTATCTGGCAAGCGAAAAATGGTTAAAAAAATCGCGTGTTCAAATTGTTATTGATAGTTCTGAAGAAATTGATTTACAAGAAGCATCTCTTTTTAAGGATGCTTTAGAACGACTTAAAAAAGAAGAACCTATTCAATATATCCTGGGAGAAGCTTTTTTTTATGATACTTATTTTAAAGTAAATAAAAATGTCCTAATTCCACGACCGGAAACCGAAGAACTGGTACGTTGGATTATACAAGATGTAAAATCTATAGGAAATTATAAAACGAACATCCTGGATATTGGTACAGGAAGCGGATGTATTGCTGTTACCTTAGCCAAAAAATTAAAACAAGCGAGTGTAAGTGCTATGGATATTTCAAAAGAAGCTTTACACATTGCAGTTAAAAATGCAGAAGCACAAGAACAAAGAATGCATTGGATCCAAAAAAATATTTTAACTACGGATCAGTTACCGGACACCTATCAGGTTATCGTTTCAAATCCCCCTTATGTGAGATGTATGGAAAAAGAACAGATGCAGGCAAACGTTCTTGCATATGAACCCGGGTTAGCACTATTTGTAGAAGATCATAATCCGTTGTTATTTTATCAAAAAATAGCCGAACTTGGTACAAAACATTTAGTAAAAGGCGGGCATCTTTATTTTGAAATCAACGAATACTTAGGATCGGAGACTATGAGGCTTTTAGAGAAAATAGGATATCAGGATATACAATTAAGAAAAGATATGTACGGAAAGCATCGATTTATTCGGGCAACTAATAAATAA
- a CDS encoding peptidoglycan-binding protein LysM yields MKKKLIGISVILTTAGIIATGFTTKKQPNYSSYSTAGLDLYYLAPNFNEVDDSETNTFVTPVLGKTFDGFKEALAFKESRGSYKVINQFGYMGKYQFSKGTLALVGIKSTREFMANPELQEKAFYAYVSRNKWVLRKYIEKYSGKMMNGIKVTESGILAAAHLAGPGAVKDYLKSGGVAGFEDAYGTTIRYYMKRFGGYDTSIIVPNRKAKAKVKIISKEIV; encoded by the coding sequence ATGAAGAAAAAGTTGATCGGAATATCTGTGATTCTTACAACAGCAGGAATTATAGCAACGGGTTTTACCACAAAGAAACAACCGAATTACAGTTCTTATAGCACAGCTGGTTTGGATCTTTATTACCTGGCTCCTAATTTTAATGAAGTAGATGATTCTGAAACCAATACGTTTGTCACACCGGTATTAGGTAAAACATTCGATGGGTTTAAGGAAGCATTAGCTTTTAAAGAATCAAGGGGTAGTTATAAGGTGATTAATCAATTTGGTTATATGGGTAAATACCAATTTAGTAAAGGAACACTGGCACTAGTTGGAATTAAGAGTACACGGGAGTTTATGGCAAATCCTGAGTTGCAGGAAAAGGCATTCTATGCGTATGTATCCAGAAACAAATGGGTGCTTCGGAAGTATATCGAAAAGTATTCCGGTAAAATGATGAATGGTATTAAAGTGACAGAATCTGGGATTTTAGCTGCGGCACATCTGGCAGGGCCGGGTGCAGTCAAGGATTATTTAAAAAGCGGAGGAGTTGCTGGTTTTGAAGATGCCTACGGCACAACTATTCGTTATTATATGAAACGTTTTGGTGGATATGACACTTCTATCATTGTTCCAAATAGAAAAGCTAAAGCAAAAGTAAAAATCATATCTAAGGAAATTGTTTAA
- a CDS encoding SAM-dependent methyltransferase, with product MESKPLDPKGKLYLIPTRLGDDVPLEVLPISIKKVLEQVNHYIVENEKPARRFIKKVSPSKSQRSLIVHTVNKFTDALEIPEYLNPCLNGISIGLLSDAGCPGIADPGAEIVKLAHEKDIKVVPLVGPSSIFLALMSSGMNGQNFAFNGYLPIDKNDRKNKIKALEKLSLDKNQAQIFIETPYRNDKMVTDLITYLNVNTRLCIASDITLTTEFIATKTIEDWKMETIELHKRPTIFIIQRDY from the coding sequence ATGGAAAGCAAACCTTTAGACCCAAAAGGAAAATTATACTTAATACCTACCCGGCTTGGTGATGATGTCCCTTTAGAAGTGTTGCCCATTTCAATAAAAAAAGTATTAGAACAGGTAAATCACTACATCGTAGAAAATGAAAAACCCGCTAGAAGATTTATTAAAAAAGTAAGTCCTAGTAAATCACAACGCTCTTTAATAGTACATACGGTAAATAAATTTACCGATGCTCTAGAGATTCCTGAGTATTTAAATCCTTGTCTTAATGGAATATCTATTGGGCTCTTATCTGATGCCGGTTGCCCGGGGATTGCAGATCCGGGAGCAGAGATCGTAAAGCTAGCCCATGAAAAAGATATTAAAGTAGTACCGTTAGTAGGACCTTCTTCAATTTTTTTGGCGTTGATGAGCAGTGGTATGAACGGTCAAAATTTTGCCTTTAACGGATATTTACCCATCGATAAAAACGATAGGAAAAATAAAATTAAGGCTTTGGAAAAGCTTTCGTTAGATAAAAACCAAGCTCAGATTTTTATTGAAACTCCTTACCGTAACGATAAAATGGTTACGGATTTGATAACCTACCTTAATGTAAATACCAGGTTATGCATTGCTAGCGATATCACCCTGACTACCGAATTTATTGCTACTAAAACTATTGAAGACTGGAAGATGGAGACCATTGAACTCCATAAGCGACCGACTATTTTTATTATACAAAGGGATTATTAA
- a CDS encoding low molecular weight protein-tyrosine-phosphatase, whose protein sequence is MKTKILMVCLGNICRSPLAEGILRSKLDPDNFKVASCGTGNYHVGKAPDSRSIKVAKANHIDISNQKADQFKIEYFEIYDMIYTMDEDNYHNVLALASTQEDRDKVHSLLDVLADPTLKEVPDPYYGGEQGFTYVFKIINQACDMIAEDIQKPE, encoded by the coding sequence ATGAAGACTAAAATTTTAATGGTTTGCTTAGGAAATATTTGTCGTTCTCCCCTAGCTGAAGGTATCTTACGATCTAAACTGGATCCAGATAACTTTAAAGTGGCTTCCTGCGGAACAGGTAATTACCACGTTGGTAAAGCACCGGATTCCAGGTCTATTAAAGTAGCCAAAGCTAATCATATTGATATTTCAAATCAAAAGGCAGATCAATTCAAAATTGAGTATTTTGAAATTTATGATATGATTTATACGATGGACGAGGATAATTATCATAATGTTCTAGCCTTAGCCTCAACCCAGGAAGATAGAGATAAAGTTCATTCATTACTAGATGTACTTGCTGATCCAACTTTAAAAGAAGTTCCCGATCCTTATTATGGCGGAGAACAGGGATTTACCTACGTTTTTAAAATAATTAATCAGGCCTGCGATATGATTGCCGAAGATATACAGAAACCCGAATAA
- the dnaA gene encoding chromosomal replication initiator protein DnaA — translation MNSTAQSVWDNCLSFIEDNITPQAYKTWFEPIKAVKLTECALSIQVPSKFFYEWLEEHYVNLLKVSLTRELGDTAKLVYVIKMENTYGNKKPFTEKIPSANRTAVSSQEVDVPIKSKNPELRNPFVIPGIRNVKVESQLNPSYNFENFLEGDSNRLARSAGMAVANKPGGTSFNPLLIFGGVGLGKTHLAHAIGVNIKDNYPEKTVLYISAEKFTQQYIESVKKNNRNDFIHFYQIIDVLIVDDIQLLSGKAGTQDVFFHIFNHLHQNGKQVILTSDKAPVDMQDIEQRLLSRFKWGLSAELHQPDFDTRISIIKNKLYRDGVEMPENIVEFLANNIKTNIRELEGAIISLIAHSSFNKKDITIDLAKAIVDNYVKNTKREVSIDYIQKVVSDYFQMDVETLQSKTRKRHIVQARQLAMFFAKKLTKASLASIGTQIGKRDHATVLHACKTVDNLSSTDKQFKKYVEDLGKKLTL, via the coding sequence ATGAATAGTACTGCACAATCAGTCTGGGATAATTGTCTGTCTTTTATTGAAGATAATATTACGCCACAAGCATATAAAACCTGGTTTGAACCTATAAAAGCAGTTAAACTTACCGAGTGTGCATTGAGTATTCAGGTACCCAGTAAATTTTTTTACGAATGGTTGGAAGAACATTATGTAAATCTTTTAAAAGTTTCTTTAACCCGTGAGTTAGGTGATACGGCCAAATTGGTTTACGTGATTAAAATGGAGAACACCTACGGTAACAAAAAACCTTTTACTGAAAAGATACCCAGTGCAAATCGTACTGCCGTAAGTTCTCAGGAAGTAGATGTACCTATCAAAAGTAAAAATCCCGAATTACGTAATCCATTTGTAATTCCAGGCATTAGAAATGTAAAGGTAGAGTCGCAACTCAATCCAAGTTATAATTTTGAAAACTTTCTGGAAGGAGACTCCAACCGGCTAGCAAGATCTGCCGGAATGGCGGTTGCTAATAAACCTGGCGGAACTTCTTTCAACCCCTTGTTAATATTTGGAGGAGTAGGACTTGGTAAAACCCATTTAGCTCATGCTATTGGGGTAAATATTAAAGATAACTATCCGGAGAAAACCGTACTTTATATTTCTGCTGAAAAATTTACACAGCAATATATTGAATCCGTAAAAAAGAATAATAGAAACGACTTTATCCATTTCTACCAGATCATTGATGTTTTAATTGTGGATGATATTCAATTATTATCAGGTAAGGCTGGAACTCAGGATGTATTTTTTCATATTTTTAATCATTTGCACCAAAATGGCAAACAGGTAATTCTAACCAGTGATAAAGCACCGGTAGATATGCAGGATATTGAGCAACGTTTACTCTCTCGTTTTAAATGGGGGTTATCCGCAGAATTACATCAACCGGATTTTGATACTCGAATTTCTATAATTAAAAACAAACTATACCGGGATGGTGTAGAGATGCCCGAAAATATTGTAGAATTTTTAGCTAACAATATTAAAACAAACATCCGGGAGTTAGAGGGGGCAATCATCTCGTTAATCGCACACTCTTCTTTTAATAAAAAAGATATCACTATTGATTTGGCTAAAGCTATTGTAGATAACTACGTAAAAAACACAAAACGGGAAGTATCTATTGATTATATTCAGAAAGTAGTAAGTGATTATTTCCAAATGGATGTAGAGACCCTACAATCCAAAACAAGAAAAAGACATATTGTCCAGGCACGCCAATTAGCCATGTTTTTTGCAAAAAAACTAACCAAAGCTTCACTTGCCAGTATTGGTACTCAAATTGGTAAACGTGATCATGCTACGGTACTTCATGCCTGTAAAACCGTAGACAATCTATCTTCAACAGATAAGCAGTTTAAAAAATACGTAGAAGACCTGGGTAAAAAATTGACTTTATAA
- a CDS encoding TIGR00730 family Rossman fold protein gives MKQFKSICVFCGSSEGKDPDILQAAYELGTILAERNIELIYGAAKIGVMARVAKGVQDHQGKVTGVIPKFLTTKEVVHEGLDDLIVTTTMHERKTKMHELSDAFITLPGGFGTLEELFEIITWAQLGLHQKPIGLLNINGFYDPLVNMLSTMVSQKFLKQENMDLLLVADTNKELFRKIEAYQPTVVPKWLNSLPKT, from the coding sequence ATGAAACAATTCAAATCCATCTGTGTATTTTGCGGAAGTAGTGAAGGTAAAGACCCTGACATTCTTCAAGCTGCATATGAATTAGGAACCATATTGGCCGAGCGTAACATTGAACTGATTTATGGCGCGGCCAAAATTGGGGTTATGGCACGGGTGGCTAAGGGCGTTCAGGATCATCAAGGTAAAGTTACCGGGGTTATTCCTAAATTTCTAACCACCAAAGAAGTAGTTCACGAGGGGTTAGATGATTTAATAGTGACCACAACTATGCATGAACGTAAAACAAAAATGCATGAGCTCAGTGATGCTTTTATTACCTTGCCGGGAGGTTTTGGTACCTTAGAAGAGCTTTTTGAAATTATTACCTGGGCGCAACTAGGATTGCATCAAAAACCGATAGGATTGTTAAACATAAACGGATTTTACGATCCGCTGGTAAACATGTTATCTACTATGGTTTCCCAGAAATTCTTAAAACAAGAAAATATGGATTTACTCTTAGTTGCAGATACTAACAAAGAGTTATTCCGTAAAATAGAAGCGTATCAACCTACGGTAGTACCTAAATGGTTAAATTCTTTACCAAAAACCTAA
- a CDS encoding acyl-CoA thioesterase: MQINSETQIKVRYSETDQMGVVYHGNYAQYLELARIDWLAKLGISYKEMEAEGIMLPVYEISFKFKKSAFFDDTLTVKTYLRKIPTVSIIFSYEILNQHGKLLTIATTTLVFVNSKTRKPITCPDYILKVISAKFKNF, from the coding sequence ATGCAAATTAATTCGGAAACTCAAATAAAAGTTCGGTATTCTGAAACGGATCAGATGGGAGTGGTATATCACGGCAATTACGCACAGTACCTGGAATTAGCAAGAATTGATTGGTTAGCAAAGTTGGGTATCTCTTATAAAGAAATGGAAGCGGAAGGGATTATGTTACCAGTTTATGAAATTAGCTTTAAATTTAAAAAATCCGCTTTTTTTGATGACACATTAACAGTAAAAACGTACCTTAGGAAAATTCCTACTGTATCAATAATTTTTTCCTATGAAATCCTTAATCAACATGGCAAGTTATTAACAATTGCAACGACAACTTTGGTTTTTGTCAACAGTAAAACCCGTAAACCTATTACGTGTCCGGATTACATTTTAAAGGTTATTTCCGCAAAATTTAAGAATTTTTAA
- a CDS encoding IMPACT family protein: MDRNRISNNKYSISSFSYKIKTTIDYYFTIPSPGPEVLLKEKASKFFGYTFPIKNEDDLKTNLALLKKKHKNAGHFCYAFQLGIENSYFRVNDDGEPSNSAGLPIYGQIQASKTTNIFIVVVRYFGGTKLGVGGLIQAYKKTAKLAIEGSSIVKRPITRSLLLIFPYSELNTIMRILKKHSLKIVQKQMEEECNFKIEVLRSDLDLIFNLFSKLNKITCKKPA, encoded by the coding sequence TTGGATAGGAATCGGATTAGCAATAATAAGTATTCTATTAGTAGCTTTAGCTATAAAATAAAAACAACTATAGATTATTACTTTACCATACCATCCCCAGGACCGGAAGTGCTTCTTAAAGAAAAAGCCAGTAAGTTCTTTGGGTATACCTTTCCTATAAAAAACGAGGATGATTTAAAAACTAATCTGGCGTTATTAAAAAAGAAGCATAAAAATGCCGGTCATTTCTGCTATGCTTTTCAGTTAGGGATTGAAAACAGTTATTTTCGGGTCAATGATGATGGTGAACCTTCTAATTCTGCAGGATTACCCATCTATGGACAGATACAGGCTAGTAAAACTACCAATATCTTCATAGTCGTAGTCAGATACTTCGGGGGAACTAAACTGGGGGTTGGCGGACTAATTCAAGCATATAAAAAGACTGCAAAATTAGCTATTGAAGGAAGCTCTATAGTAAAAAGACCTATCACCCGCTCTTTACTTCTGATTTTTCCTTATTCAGAATTAAATACGATAATGAGAATTTTAAAAAAGCATAGTCTGAAGATCGTTCAAAAGCAAATGGAGGAAGAATGTAATTTTAAAATTGAAGTTTTACGATCAGATCTGGATCTTATTTTTAATTTATTTTCAAAATTAAACAAGATTACTTGTAAAAAACCAGCTTAA